In the Paralichthys olivaceus isolate ysfri-2021 chromosome 15, ASM2471397v2, whole genome shotgun sequence genome, one interval contains:
- the LOC138404882 gene encoding olfactory receptor 8G17-like gives MENYTYNSFTLQMEGIKVTKDTMYPVFFLYFISYIVIMVMNIGISILIVIDKNLHQPMYLLFCNLSVSDIIGSTHIVPRLLSDILRPPSERLISYYECVVQAFTTQFFGTTSHTVLMIMTFDRYVAICHPLRYAAIMTNKMVIKLTVSAWGVAFVLVGILLGLTIRLNRCRTKIMNPYCDNASLFKLSCESVFVNNVYGLTFTVVLLSASIGSIVLTYTQITIVCLTSKNKSLNSKALKTCSTHLMVYLIMMFSGIIVITLHRFPQYSDYRKLSAILFVLVPGSLNPIIYGVQSKEIRKFLFEMFCTKKCLASCKK, from the coding sequence ATGGAGAACTACACCTACAACAGCTTCACTCTCCAGATGGAGGGGATAAAGGTGACAAAGGATACCATGTACCCTGTCTTTTTCTTGTACTTTATTTCCTATATTGTTATAATGGTTATGAATATTGGAATTTCCATTCTAATTGTCATAGATAAGAACCTTCACCAGCCCATGTATCTCCTGTTCTGTAACCTGTCAGTCAGTGACATCATTGGAAGTACTCATATTGTTCCCCGGTTGCTGTCGGACATCCTGCGTCCTCCCTCTGAACGTCTCATCAGTTATTACGAGTGTGTGGTCCAAGCTTTCACTACACAATTCTTTGGCACCACCTCCCACACGGTGCTGATGATCATGACCTTTGACAGATATGTGGCCATCTGTCATCCTCTGCGTTACGCTGCCATCATGACCAACAAGATGGTGATCAAGCTGACAGTGTCTGCCTGGGGCGTGGCCTTTGTGTTGGTGGGGATTCTGCTGGGTTTGACCATAAGACTGAACCGATGCAGGACAAAGATCATGAATCCTTACTGTGACAACGCCTCGCTGTTCAAACTctcctgtgagagtgtgtttgttaataatGTTTACGGCCTCACGTTCACCGTGGTCCTGCTCTCAGCTTCTATCGGCAGCATAGTTCTCACATATACTCAAATAACCATCGTCTGTCTGACCAGTAAAAACAAGTCTCTGAACAGTAAAGCTTTAAAGACCTGCAGCACTCATCTAATGGTGTATCTCATCATGATGTTTAGTGGAATCATTGTTATTACTCTGCATCGCTTCCCTCAGTACTCAGACTATAGGAAACTTTCTGCCATTCTGTTTGTCCTTGTCCCTGGAAGTCTCAACCCCATTATTTATGGTGTACAGTCCAAAGAGATACGGAAATttctatttgaaatgttttgcacaaaaaaatgtttggcatcatgtaaaaaataa